The nucleotide sequence CCTCCTTGAAACCGCGGATGGCCTTCCCCAGGTTCTGTCCAATCTCGGGAAGTTTCTTCCCCCCGAAGAGGAACATGGCGACGACGAGGACAATCAGGAGTTCCTGCATTCCCAGGCCGCCGATCACTGGGTGGCCTCACTTGATTCTTCGTCCGCACTGTCCCCGATGTTCATGGTCATCTGAACCAGGTTGTGCCTTGTGCCATTGGCGTCCAGGACGTAATCCTTGAGGACGGCTTCCCTGTAAAATCCCAGGCTGGAAAAGGCCTTGAGCGCTATCTCCTGATTCTGCATAACTTCCGCAGTCAGCTTCTCCAGCCCCTCGTCCATCGCATTGTCGAAAAGCTCCCCGGCAAGCGTACGGGCCAGGCCGAACCTTCGATAGTTGGGCGCCACGACAATTCTGATGCCGCCCAAATGGCGCATCCAGCTGAACGGTTTACGGTGAAGTGTTCCATTAGCTACCACCTCCTCATCGATCACAACGAGGAGGGGCAGCACTCGATTGTAATCGATATTCTGAAACCAGGAACGGATTACCCGGGGGTTAGTGACATCGTTCCTCAGATAGAGGTGGTCCTCTTCGTTGAGCGTTGTGAAGAAGTCAAGCACCGCGTCCTCGTCTATCCTCCGCATGGGCCGAATAACGAAGGTGTGTTTCTTGTCAAGCGCGAACTCCTTGGGGTAGCGATCCAGCAGCATCTCAATTCCTCTTTTTCCGAAGTAATCAATACTCCATGTTTAAGGAGCCTGAAACGGCCTCCGAAAATTCCGTCCATTTCGCCCATAAGACATTGACGTCGTTTGTCATGATGAGGAGATCGTGCTTCACGTTCTGGGCGTCAAGAACGTGGTCCTTCAGAATGGCCTCCTCTCGAAAACCCAGGCGGGAAAAGACCTTTCTGGCGCTATCCTGGTCCGTGAGCATCTCGGCTACAAGTTTTTCCAGCTTTGCCGAGAGGGCGTTTTGAAATACCTCGGCGGCCATGGTCCTGGCCAATCCCCTTTCCCTGTGATCCGACGCAATTACCATGCGTATCTGACCAACGTGTCTCATCCAGCTGAAGGGGTTCTGGTGGAGGGTCGCGTCACCCACAATTCGATCACCTGAGAATGCGAGTATGGGCAGAACCCGGTTGTAATCGATGGCGTTGGCCCAGCCCTTGATCACGTCAGGGTTGGTAACGTCGTCTCTGAGATAGAGCCTGTCGGCCTTGGAGAGGCTGGCGAAAAAATCGAGCAATGCCTTTTCATCCTTTTTGACCATAGGGCGCAGTATTATGGACGAACCATTTTTCAGGATGACCGTTTTGGGGTACTCGTCAAGAATCATATTCATTCCTCCTGTCCTGTTGATAGTTTTATAAATTATACCGTAAGCGGCCCTGTATTCCAAACATAGAAATAGTAACTCACCGTGCGAAATTTCGCCTTACGGTTCCACCGTATCGGATAAATATATACCCCGCCCCCACTGCGAATCCGCCGATGTGTGCCCAGAAAGCAATTCCCGCCGAACCGGAAGCCCCCGCGATGGAAAACGATCCCAGAAAGAACTGGATGACAAACCATAGGCCAAGGAAGAGGATCGCGGGGATCTCGAACACCTGAAAAAAGAAAAAGATGGGTACCAGAGTCAGGACCTTTGAACGAGGGTAAAGCAGGAAATAAGCCCCCATGACACCGGCGATGGCTCCGCTCGCCCCGATGGTTGGAATCCGGGAGCCGGGGTGGATCATTAGCTGGACCAGTGAAGCTGCGATGCCGCATCCCAGGTAGAAAACCAGATATCTACCGTGGCCAAGGGCATCTTCCACGTTGTCCCCGAAGATGTAGAGGAAGAGCATGTTGCCTATAAGATGCAGGAACCCTCCGTGCAGGAACATGGACGAGAACAGGGAAATCAGGGCAATGTAATAATACTGGGGAGCATCGAATACGATGTACAGGATGCGATGCGGCACGACTCCGAAGGCATGAACAAACTGCTGCAGTTCGGATCCCAGGGACAGTTCAAAAAGAAAAACAAGGACGTTTAATCCTATGAGAACATAGTTTACAATGGGTACGGTTCGGGAAGATATGTTGTCTTTTAAAGGGATCAATAAAGAGCTTTCTTCGCTGAGGAGGGCGATGACCCCGCTTTGCGAGGGAAGGTCGGCCCCGGCGGAAAACCCCACCGGGGTCGGTCATGCCGATTTTCGGCTAATCCT is from bacterium BMS3Abin14 and encodes:
- the gluP gene encoding rhomboid protease GluP, whose protein sequence is MGFSAGADLPSQSGVIALLSEESSLLIPLKDNISSRTVPIVNYVLIGLNVLVFLFELSLGSELQQFVHAFGVVPHRILYIVFDAPQYYYIALISLFSSMFLHGGFLHLIGNMLFLYIFGDNVEDALGHGRYLVFYLGCGIAASLVQLMIHPGSRIPTIGASGAIAGVMGAYFLLYPRSKVLTLVPIFFFFQVFEIPAILFLGLWFVIQFFLGSFSIAGASGSAGIAFWAHIGGFAVGAGYIFIRYGGTVRRNFAR
- a CDS encoding ribosomal-protein-alanine N-acetyltransferase, with product MLLDRYPKEFALDKKHTFVIRPMRRIDEDAVLDFFTTLNEEDHLYLRNDVTNPRVIRSWFQNIDYNRVLPLLVVIDEEVVANGTLHRKPFSWMRHLGGIRIVVAPNYRRFGLARTLAGELFDNAMDEGLEKLTAEVMQNQEIALKAFSSLGFYREAVLKDYVLDANGTRHNLVQMTMNIGDSADEESSEATQ
- a CDS encoding acetyltransferase (GNAT) family protein, yielding MILDEYPKTVILKNGSSIILRPMVKKDEKALLDFFASLSKADRLYLRDDVTNPDVIKGWANAIDYNRVLPILAFSGDRIVGDATLHQNPFSWMRHVGQIRMVIASDHRERGLARTMAAEVFQNALSAKLEKLVAEMLTDQDSARKVFSRLGFREEAILKDHVLDAQNVKHDLLIMTNDVNVLWAKWTEFSEAVSGSLNMEY